The proteins below are encoded in one region of Streptomyces ficellus:
- a CDS encoding alpha/beta hydrolase — MTGTTLTWQALRDLKPGAFEVAGDTWHAVSGRSGADRARVDRLMTASLRETQRGESAGAALARLQRLSRNYHYLHTECGLLRTALNGLAADLAEPQRQLRHALDEAAELRFTIHDDGSVSYPAGTAATLVGRQDTPGGRAHASGRLPLDPAPGLGAPPPPVAPLNPNAEKAQAIADRIARAVRSAADIDHRYARTLLRLQAAKGLDITAATLADVARDTAGVRAAAGRHLGAAIPADGSPAELKAWWDALPEEQRREYLDIAPDLIGNLDGIPATARDEANRRLLPLLIGELAQRDDDGSRTKLEALRMLQDRLSRPSDPPMYLLGIGDEGNGRAIVSYGNPDTSRHVSAYVPGLGTRLNGEFVEDTMKRAEDTAIGARDVDPSSASIIWLGYDAPQLLDVMAEGDAQRGAPAYNSFMSGLDATNENRDPHLTAIGHSYGSLTVGKAATASGGIPGVDDIILLGSPGVGTQRAEDLGVGREHVFVGAADNDPVTHLPSKDEIALGGPVGVLATRDLLDEGNDDVYFGKDPASEAFGAQRFLVADGPGMIRDGGGFDAHSQYFTPKKDMASAANIAAIVGGRSQDLIREEHR, encoded by the coding sequence GTGACCGGAACCACGCTGACCTGGCAGGCCTTACGGGACCTGAAGCCCGGCGCGTTCGAGGTCGCGGGCGACACCTGGCACGCGGTGTCCGGCCGCTCCGGCGCCGACCGCGCCCGGGTCGACCGCCTGATGACCGCGAGCCTGCGCGAGACGCAGCGCGGCGAGTCGGCCGGGGCGGCCCTCGCCCGGCTCCAGCGGCTCAGCCGCAACTACCACTACCTGCACACCGAGTGCGGCCTGTTACGCACCGCCCTGAACGGCCTGGCCGCCGATCTCGCCGAACCGCAGCGGCAGTTGCGCCACGCGCTCGACGAAGCGGCCGAACTGCGGTTCACCATCCACGACGACGGCTCCGTCAGCTACCCGGCCGGCACCGCCGCCACACTGGTGGGCCGGCAGGACACCCCGGGCGGCCGGGCCCACGCCAGTGGCCGCCTCCCCCTGGACCCCGCCCCCGGCCTCGGCGCCCCGCCCCCGCCGGTCGCACCGCTCAACCCCAACGCCGAGAAGGCCCAGGCCATCGCGGACCGCATCGCCCGAGCCGTCCGGTCCGCCGCCGACATCGACCACCGGTACGCGCGGACCCTGCTCCGGCTCCAAGCCGCCAAGGGCCTCGACATCACCGCCGCGACCCTCGCGGACGTCGCCCGCGACACGGCCGGCGTCCGCGCGGCTGCGGGACGGCACCTCGGCGCCGCCATCCCCGCGGACGGCTCGCCGGCCGAGCTCAAGGCCTGGTGGGACGCCCTCCCCGAGGAGCAGCGCCGCGAGTACCTCGACATCGCCCCCGACCTCATCGGCAACCTCGACGGCATCCCCGCCACCGCCCGCGACGAGGCCAACCGCAGGCTCCTACCGCTGCTCATTGGCGAACTGGCGCAGCGGGACGACGACGGCTCCCGCACGAAACTGGAGGCGCTCCGGATGCTCCAGGACCGGCTCAGCCGGCCGAGCGACCCACCGATGTACCTCCTCGGCATCGGCGACGAGGGCAACGGCCGCGCGATCGTCTCCTACGGCAACCCCGACACCTCCCGCCACGTCTCCGCCTACGTACCGGGCCTGGGCACCAGGCTGAACGGCGAGTTCGTCGAGGACACCATGAAGCGCGCCGAGGACACGGCGATCGGCGCGCGTGACGTGGACCCTTCCAGCGCGTCCATCATCTGGCTCGGCTATGACGCGCCGCAGCTACTGGACGTCATGGCCGAAGGAGATGCTCAGCGGGGAGCCCCGGCCTACAACTCCTTCATGTCGGGACTGGACGCCACGAATGAGAACCGGGACCCACACCTCACGGCGATCGGCCACTCGTACGGTTCACTCACTGTGGGCAAGGCAGCGACGGCGTCGGGTGGCATCCCCGGGGTCGACGACATCATTTTGCTGGGAAGCCCGGGCGTAGGGACGCAGAGGGCGGAGGACCTCGGCGTCGGCAGGGAGCACGTGTTCGTCGGAGCGGCCGACAACGATCCGGTGACCCACCTGCCCTCGAAGGATGAGATCGCCCTCGGCGGGCCCGTCGGAGTGCTTGCTACCCGCGATCTTCTGGATGAGGGCAACGACGACGTCTACTTCGGCAAGGATCCCGCCAGCGAGGCGTTCGGCGCACAGCGCTTTCTGGTGGCCGACGGGCCGGGCATGATCCGAGACGGTGGGGGCTTCGACGCCCACTCCCAGTACTTCACACCCAAGAAGGACATGGCGTCTGCGGCGAACATCGCAGCCATCGTTGGAGGGCGCTCTCAGGACCTCATCAGGGAGGAGCACCGGTGA
- the ligA gene encoding NAD-dependent DNA ligase LigA has translation MAVEQQDVVPAEARDKHAQLAEQVEEHRFRYYVKDQPVVSDAEFDRLLRSLEALEEEYPELRTPDSPTQKVAGAYATEFTAVQHRERMLSLDNAFDDEELAGWADRVAKEVGTSGYHFLCELKVDGLAVNLTYEKGRLTRAATRGDGRTGEDITPNIRTISDIPERLKGDRIPDLVEIRGEVFFPMEKFQELNARLVEAGDKPFANPRNAAAGSLRQKDPKVTATRPLHMVVHGIGARDGLEIARLSEAYELLREWGLPTARHNKVVTDIAGVRAFIEYFGENRHSVEHEIDGVVVKLDEIPLQGRLGSTSRAPRWAIAWKYAPEEVNTKLVNIRVGVGRTGRVTPYAQVEPVTVAGSEVEFATLHNQDVVKAKGVLIGDTVVLRKAGDVIPEILGPVADLRDGTEREFVMPSECPECGTPLRPMKEGDVDLRCPNGRTCPAQLRERLFYLGGRKCLDIENFGYVAAAALTKPLEPSEPPLVDEGDLFDLTIEQLLPIKAYVLDQDSGLPKRDPKTGEEKIVTVFANQQGEPRKNALAMLENIAAAKERPLARVITGLSIRHVGPVAAEALAREFRSIDRIEEASEEELAAVEGVGPTIAASLKQWFEVDWHREILRKWRAAGVRMEEESSGKDEGPRPLEGLTVVVTGTLENHTRDGAKEALQSRGAKVTGSVSKKTSFVVVGDNPGSKYDKAMQLKVPVLDEDGFRTLLDQGPDAAREVAVPVEQ, from the coding sequence GTGGCTGTCGAACAGCAGGATGTCGTGCCGGCGGAGGCACGGGACAAGCACGCGCAGCTGGCCGAGCAGGTCGAGGAGCACCGCTTCCGGTACTACGTGAAGGACCAGCCGGTCGTCAGCGACGCCGAGTTCGACAGGCTGCTGCGCTCGCTGGAGGCCCTGGAGGAGGAGTATCCGGAGCTCCGGACGCCCGACTCGCCGACCCAGAAGGTCGCCGGGGCGTACGCGACGGAGTTCACGGCCGTCCAGCACCGCGAGCGGATGCTGTCGCTGGACAACGCCTTCGACGACGAGGAGCTGGCCGGCTGGGCGGACCGGGTCGCCAAGGAGGTCGGCACCTCGGGGTACCACTTCCTGTGCGAGCTGAAGGTCGACGGCCTGGCGGTCAACCTGACGTATGAGAAGGGGCGTCTCACGCGCGCGGCGACGCGCGGCGACGGCCGCACCGGTGAGGACATCACGCCGAACATCCGCACGATCTCGGACATCCCCGAGCGGCTGAAGGGTGACCGCATCCCGGATCTCGTCGAGATCCGGGGTGAGGTCTTCTTCCCGATGGAGAAGTTCCAGGAGCTGAACGCCCGCCTGGTGGAGGCGGGGGACAAGCCCTTCGCCAACCCGCGCAACGCGGCGGCCGGTTCGCTGCGCCAGAAGGACCCGAAGGTGACCGCCACCCGGCCGCTGCACATGGTGGTGCACGGCATCGGCGCGCGCGACGGCCTGGAGATCGCCCGGCTGTCGGAGGCGTACGAGCTGCTGCGCGAGTGGGGCCTGCCGACGGCCCGGCACAACAAGGTGGTCACCGACATCGCGGGAGTCCGCGCCTTCATCGAGTACTTCGGTGAGAACCGGCACTCGGTGGAGCACGAGATCGACGGTGTGGTCGTCAAGCTGGACGAGATCCCGCTCCAGGGCCGGCTCGGCTCCACCTCGCGGGCGCCGCGCTGGGCGATCGCCTGGAAGTACGCGCCGGAGGAGGTCAACACCAAGCTGGTCAACATCCGCGTGGGAGTGGGCCGCACCGGCCGGGTCACGCCGTACGCGCAGGTGGAGCCGGTGACGGTGGCCGGCTCGGAGGTCGAGTTCGCCACCCTGCACAACCAGGACGTGGTGAAGGCCAAGGGCGTCCTCATCGGGGACACGGTGGTGCTGCGCAAGGCCGGTGACGTGATCCCGGAGATCCTGGGCCCGGTGGCGGACCTGCGGGACGGCACGGAGCGGGAGTTCGTGATGCCCTCCGAGTGCCCCGAGTGCGGGACGCCGCTGCGGCCGATGAAGGAGGGTGACGTCGACCTGCGCTGCCCGAACGGCCGTACGTGCCCCGCGCAGTTGCGTGAGCGGTTGTTCTACCTCGGTGGCCGCAAGTGCCTGGACATCGAGAACTTCGGGTACGTCGCGGCGGCGGCGCTGACCAAGCCGCTGGAGCCGTCCGAGCCGCCGCTGGTGGACGAGGGCGACCTGTTCGACCTGACCATCGAGCAGCTGCTGCCCATCAAGGCGTACGTCCTGGACCAGGACAGCGGCCTGCCCAAGCGGGACCCCAAGACGGGCGAGGAGAAGATCGTCACCGTCTTCGCCAACCAGCAGGGCGAGCCCCGGAAGAACGCGCTGGCGATGCTGGAGAACATCGCGGCGGCCAAGGAGCGGCCGCTGGCCCGGGTCATCACGGGGCTGTCGATCCGTCACGTCGGCCCGGTGGCGGCGGAGGCACTGGCGCGCGAGTTCCGCTCGATCGACCGGATCGAGGAGGCGAGCGAGGAGGAGCTGGCGGCCGTCGAAGGGGTCGGCCCGACGATCGCGGCCTCGCTCAAGCAGTGGTTCGAGGTGGACTGGCACCGCGAGATCCTCCGCAAGTGGCGTGCGGCGGGGGTGCGGATGGAGGAGGAGAGCTCCGGCAAGGACGAAGGGCCGCGCCCGCTGGAGGGGTTGACCGTCGTCGTGACCGGCACGCTGGAGAACCACACCAGGGATGGCGCAAAAGAGGCGCTCCAGAGCCGGGGAGCGAAAGTGACCGGTTCCGTTTCGAAGAAGACGTCCTTCGTGGTTGTTGGTGACAACCCTGGTTCCAAGTATGACAAGGCGATGCAGCTGAAGGTTCCGGTTCTCGACGAGGACGGCTTCCGTACGCTGCTCGACCAGGGGCCGGACGCGGCGCGTGAGGTGGCGGTTCCGGTCGAACAGTAG
- a CDS encoding DUF4190 domain-containing protein — protein MELTTSTPRTRTAARTRPRTRDRMRDANSMAVAAFVLGLVGLLVMNILLGPIAIGLAALALKRGTVRRGRALLGLGLGVADLVVLAALVTADGTVSWSIA, from the coding sequence ATGGAACTGACCACGTCCACCCCGCGAACCCGCACCGCCGCCCGCACCCGCCCCCGGACCCGGGACCGGATGCGCGACGCCAACTCCATGGCCGTCGCCGCGTTCGTCCTCGGCCTGGTGGGCCTGCTGGTGATGAACATCCTGCTCGGGCCCATCGCCATCGGGCTCGCCGCCCTGGCCCTCAAGCGCGGCACCGTCCGGCGCGGCCGCGCCCTGCTCGGCCTCGGCCTCGGCGTCGCCGACCTGGTCGTCCTGGCCGCCCTGGTCACGGCGGACGGCACCGTGTCCTGGAGCATCGCCTGA
- a CDS encoding N-acetylmuramoyl-L-alanine amidase, with the protein MGEKRRGTKPVGRRAVLIGGGAAVVGGAVLARDELRRAWYRVPGVEKDRVEGELDHVGAQWTAASRANWRYADRPDDFTIDRVVIHVVQGDYPTALKVFKDPGHGAATHYVVRKDGHVAQMIRELDVAFHAGDRGMNERSVGIEHEGFVDRPQDFTDAMYASSARLTAGICARYGIPVDREHIIGHVEVEGTDHTDPGPHWDWDRYMKLVRDAAAGGPRTSAS; encoded by the coding sequence ATGGGTGAGAAGAGGCGGGGGACGAAACCGGTCGGGCGCCGTGCGGTGCTGATCGGTGGCGGTGCGGCCGTCGTGGGCGGGGCGGTGCTGGCGCGCGACGAGCTGCGGCGCGCCTGGTACCGGGTGCCGGGGGTGGAGAAGGACCGCGTGGAGGGTGAGCTGGACCACGTGGGCGCGCAGTGGACGGCGGCTTCGCGGGCGAACTGGCGGTATGCCGACCGCCCCGACGACTTCACGATCGACCGGGTCGTCATCCATGTCGTCCAGGGGGACTATCCGACGGCCCTGAAGGTCTTCAAGGACCCGGGCCACGGTGCGGCGACGCACTATGTCGTCCGTAAGGACGGGCACGTCGCGCAGATGATCCGTGAGCTGGACGTGGCGTTCCACGCGGGCGACCGGGGCATGAACGAGCGGAGCGTCGGCATCGAGCACGAGGGGTTCGTGGACCGGCCCCAGGACTTCACGGACGCCATGTACGCGTCGTCCGCGCGGCTCACGGCCGGGATATGCGCGCGGTACGGGATACCGGTGGACCGTGAGCACATCATCGGCCATGTGGAGGTGGAGGGCACGGACCACACCGACCCGGGGCCGCACTGGGACTGGGACCGGTACATGAAGCTGGTGCGGGACGCCGCGGCCGGCGGCCCGCGTACGTCCGCTAGCTGA
- a CDS encoding TIGR00730 family Rossman fold protein, translating to MNICVFLSAADLDERYTVPARQFAELLGKGGHTLVWGGSDTGLMKVVADGVQEAGGRLVGVSVDFLATKARAGADEMVFAKDLAERKARMLAVSDAVVIMVGGTGTLDEATEILELKKHGKHTKPVVLLNAAGFYDGLKEQFRRMEAEGFLPLPLTDLVFFAEDGVAALAYLEESAGIR from the coding sequence ATGAACATCTGCGTCTTCCTGTCGGCCGCCGATCTCGATGAGCGCTACACCGTCCCCGCCCGCCAGTTCGCCGAATTGCTCGGCAAAGGCGGGCACACCCTGGTGTGGGGCGGCAGCGACACCGGATTGATGAAGGTCGTGGCGGACGGCGTCCAGGAGGCGGGCGGGCGGCTCGTCGGCGTGTCGGTGGACTTCCTGGCCACCAAGGCGCGGGCGGGCGCCGACGAGATGGTCTTCGCCAAGGACCTGGCCGAGCGCAAGGCGCGCATGCTGGCCGTGTCGGACGCCGTGGTGATCATGGTCGGCGGCACCGGCACCCTCGACGAGGCCACCGAGATCCTGGAGCTGAAGAAGCACGGCAAGCACACCAAGCCCGTGGTCCTGCTCAACGCGGCGGGCTTCTACGACGGGCTCAAGGAGCAGTTCCGGCGGATGGAGGCGGAGGGGTTCCTGCCGCTGCCGCTGACCGACCTGGTGTTCTTCGCGGAGGACGGGGTCGCCGCGCTCGCGTACCTGGAGGAGAGCGCCGGGATCAGGTGA
- a CDS encoding alpha/beta fold hydrolase, which translates to MENRGTVTSGDGTLLAYERRGEGPPLVLVSGALGTRASEAALAGLLAPHFTTYTYDRRGRGDSGDGAGPPVRHAVEREVDDLAAVIATAGGGAAVHGTSSGGALALEAAAAGLPITRLSVYEPPYDTDPAARDGFTERAQRLGRLLADGRRGDALALFLSDTPAAELAGLRASPQWPALEALAHTLPYDHAVLGDSLVPAARLAAVTARVLVIDGGASPAWLRDTARAVAHALPNARHSTLTGQTHAVTPQVLAPSLTAFFTAE; encoded by the coding sequence ATGGAGAACCGCGGAACGGTCACATCGGGCGACGGCACCCTCCTCGCGTACGAGCGGCGCGGTGAAGGTCCGCCGCTGGTCCTGGTGAGCGGGGCGCTGGGCACGCGCGCGAGCGAGGCGGCGCTCGCCGGGCTGCTGGCGCCGCACTTCACCACGTACACCTACGACCGGCGGGGCCGTGGCGACAGCGGTGACGGGGCGGGCCCGCCCGTTCGTCACGCCGTCGAGCGGGAGGTCGACGACCTGGCGGCCGTGATCGCCACGGCGGGCGGCGGCGCGGCCGTGCACGGCACGTCCTCCGGCGGCGCGCTCGCCCTGGAGGCGGCGGCGGCCGGGCTGCCGATCACCCGCCTGTCGGTCTACGAACCTCCGTACGACACCGACCCGGCCGCCCGCGACGGCTTCACCGAGCGCGCCCAGCGGCTCGGACGGCTCCTGGCGGACGGGCGCCGCGGTGACGCGCTCGCGCTCTTCCTGTCCGACACGCCCGCCGCGGAGCTCGCCGGCCTGCGCGCGTCGCCCCAGTGGCCGGCGCTCGAAGCGCTGGCGCACACCCTGCCGTACGACCACGCCGTGCTCGGCGACAGCCTGGTGCCCGCCGCACGCCTGGCCGCCGTCACCGCGCGCGTCCTGGTCATCGACGGCGGCGCCAGCCCCGCGTGGCTGCGCGACACCGCCCGCGCGGTGGCCCACGCCCTCCCGAACGCCCGCCACAGCACCCTCACGGGCCAGACCCACGCGGTCACCCCCCAAGTCCTGGCCCCGTCGCTGACGGCCTTCTTCACGGCCGAGTAA
- a CDS encoding DUF427 domain-containing protein — protein sequence MTTGHRITIEQGTEHVRVVHDGHVVAESRRPLVLRETGCPPRYYLPAQDVRTELLTPSGTHTYCPFKGTASYWSLPGAEDAVWAYPDPKPEVAEIEDHLCFYEAEVV from the coding sequence ATGACGACTGGACACCGCATCACCATCGAGCAGGGCACCGAGCACGTACGCGTGGTCCACGACGGTCACGTGGTCGCGGAGAGCCGGCGACCGCTCGTCCTGCGCGAGACGGGCTGTCCCCCGCGCTACTACCTGCCGGCTCAGGACGTCCGTACGGAGCTGCTGACGCCCTCCGGCACCCACACCTACTGCCCGTTCAAGGGCACCGCGTCCTACTGGTCGCTGCCCGGCGCGGAGGACGCCGTCTGGGCGTACCCCGACCCCAAGCCGGAGGTCGCCGAGATCGAGGACCACCTCTGCTTCTACGAAGCGGAAGTCGTCTGA
- a CDS encoding methionine synthase, with protein MSGNDDFSWGPATGVGSMPGGDAREAARTVTGTFEDFPHLAELPARGPGADMIGRTIGLLVEMYAHVEPSGWRVSDRPGRDTRRARSWMGEDLDALEEFTQGYEGVVKVQAVGPWTLAAALELRGGEAALGDPGACRDLTASLAEGLRGHLAEVRRRIPGARVVLQLDEPSLTAVLRGQVRTASGYRTHRAVDRQVVESALRDVVAVNEGHGPVIVHSCAPDVPFALLRRAGAAGISFDFGLLTERDEEQIGEAVEGGTRLLVGVVESTDVPLSDPAGSVMGVRTLWRRLGLYPGTLAESVVVTPSCGLAGASPAYARAALAHCVTAARSLADNPE; from the coding sequence ATGAGCGGGAACGACGACTTCAGCTGGGGCCCCGCGACCGGGGTCGGGTCCATGCCGGGCGGCGACGCGCGCGAGGCGGCCAGGACCGTGACGGGCACCTTCGAGGACTTCCCGCACCTGGCGGAGCTGCCCGCCCGCGGGCCGGGCGCCGACATGATCGGGCGGACCATCGGCCTGCTCGTCGAGATGTACGCGCACGTGGAGCCGAGCGGCTGGCGGGTCAGCGACCGGCCGGGCCGGGACACCCGGCGGGCCCGGTCCTGGATGGGCGAGGACCTCGACGCCCTGGAGGAGTTCACCCAGGGGTACGAGGGTGTCGTGAAGGTCCAGGCGGTGGGGCCGTGGACGCTGGCCGCCGCCCTGGAGCTGCGGGGCGGAGAGGCGGCCCTCGGCGACCCCGGCGCCTGCCGGGACCTGACGGCCTCGCTGGCGGAGGGGCTGCGCGGCCACCTCGCGGAGGTGCGGCGCAGGATCCCGGGCGCGCGGGTGGTGCTCCAGCTCGACGAGCCGTCCCTGACCGCCGTGCTGCGCGGGCAGGTGCGCACCGCGAGCGGCTACCGGACCCACCGTGCCGTGGACCGCCAGGTCGTGGAGAGCGCGCTGCGGGACGTGGTGGCGGTGAACGAGGGGCACGGGCCCGTGATCGTGCACTCGTGCGCTCCGGACGTGCCGTTCGCGCTGCTGCGGCGGGCGGGTGCCGCGGGCATCTCGTTCGATTTCGGGCTGCTCACCGAGCGTGACGAGGAGCAGATCGGCGAGGCGGTCGAGGGAGGCACGAGGCTGTTGGTGGGCGTCGTCGAGTCGACCGACGTCCCATTGTCAGACCCTGCCGGTAGCGTCATGGGTGTCAGGACGCTGTGGCGCAGGCTGGGGCTGTATCCGGGGACTCTCGCCGAGTCCGTGGTGGTCACCCCGTCGTGCGGGCTGGCGGGTGCCTCGCCCGCGTACGCCCGTGCCGCGCTCGCCCACTGCGTCACGGCGGCGAGATCGCTCGCGGACAACCCTGAGTGA
- the mnmA gene encoding tRNA 2-thiouridine(34) synthase MnmA codes for MTQTPQRPLRVLAAMSGGVDSAVAAARAAEAGHDVTGVHLALSANPQSFRTGARGCCTIEDSRDARRAADVIGIPFYVWDLAERFREDVVDDFVAEYEAGRTPNPCLRCNEKIKFAALLDKALALGFDAVCTGHYATVVTREDGTRELHRASDMAKDQSYVLGVLDEKQLAHAMFPLGDTLTTKDEIRAEAERRGLAVAKKPDSHDICFIADGDTQGFLASRLGRAEGDIVDESGAKVGTHEGAYGFTIGQRKGLRIGHPAPDGKPRYVLDISPVNNTVTVGPAEALDVTALTAIKPRWCGTAPSGPGGYTAQLRAHGDETPVTASLEDGELHVTFQEPVRGVAPGQAIVLYDGTRVVGSATIATTTRRATVGA; via the coding sequence ATGACTCAGACTCCCCAGCGCCCCCTCCGCGTGCTCGCCGCCATGTCCGGCGGCGTGGACTCCGCCGTCGCCGCCGCCCGCGCCGCCGAGGCGGGCCACGACGTCACCGGTGTGCACCTCGCCCTGTCCGCGAACCCCCAGTCCTTCCGCACCGGCGCCCGGGGCTGTTGCACCATCGAGGACTCGCGCGACGCCCGCCGCGCGGCCGACGTCATCGGCATCCCGTTCTACGTGTGGGACCTGGCGGAGCGGTTCCGGGAGGACGTCGTCGACGACTTCGTCGCCGAGTACGAGGCCGGGCGCACCCCCAACCCGTGCCTGCGCTGCAACGAGAAGATCAAGTTCGCGGCGCTGTTGGACAAGGCCCTCGCGCTGGGCTTCGACGCGGTGTGCACCGGCCACTACGCGACGGTCGTGACCCGCGAGGACGGCACCCGGGAGCTGCACCGCGCCTCCGACATGGCCAAGGACCAGTCGTACGTCCTCGGCGTCCTGGACGAGAAGCAGCTCGCGCACGCGATGTTCCCGCTGGGCGACACCCTCACCACCAAGGACGAGATCCGCGCGGAGGCCGAGCGGCGGGGTCTGGCCGTGGCGAAGAAGCCCGACAGCCACGACATCTGCTTCATCGCGGACGGTGACACCCAGGGCTTCCTCGCCTCCCGCCTGGGCCGGGCCGAGGGCGACATCGTCGACGAGTCCGGGGCCAAGGTCGGCACCCACGAGGGCGCGTACGGCTTCACCATCGGCCAGCGCAAGGGCCTGCGCATCGGCCACCCCGCCCCGGACGGCAAGCCCCGGTACGTGCTGGACATCTCGCCCGTGAACAACACCGTCACCGTCGGCCCCGCCGAGGCACTCGACGTCACCGCCCTCACCGCCATCAAGCCCCGCTGGTGCGGCACCGCCCCCTCCGGCCCCGGCGGCTACACGGCCCAGCTCCGCGCCCACGGCGACGAGACCCCGGTCACGGCCTCCCTGGAGGACGGCGAGCTGCACGTCACCTTCCAGGAGCCCGTCCGCGGGGTCGCCCCCGGCCAGGCGATCGTCCTCTACGACGGCACCCGGGTCGTCGGCTCGGCCACCATCGCCACGACCACCCGCCGGGCGACGGTCGGCGCCTGA
- a CDS encoding cysteine desulfurase family protein: MAYLDHAATTPMLPEAIEAMTAQLAVTGNASSLHAAGRRARRTVEEAREALAEALGARPSEVVLTSGGTEADNLAVKGLYWARRDADPRRVRVLASPVEHHAVLDAVHWLGEHEGAAVEYLAVDRHGRVHPEALREAIERDPSDVALATVMWANNEIGTLMPVRELAEVAQEFGVPLHSDAVQAFGQVPVGFTGSGLAAMTVSSHKIGGPYGIGALLLGREHSPVPVLHGGGQERHVRSGTLDVPAVAAFAVAGRLAAERREEYARDIGALRDELVDAVRTAVPDAVLGGDPAPEGRLPANAHFTFPGCEGDSLLLLLDAQGIECSTGSACTAGVAQPSHVLLATGTDPDLARGTLRFTLGHTSTRADVEAVAKAIGPAVERARTAGLS; this comes from the coding sequence ATGGCTTACCTCGACCACGCCGCGACCACTCCGATGCTGCCGGAGGCGATCGAGGCGATGACCGCCCAGCTCGCCGTCACGGGCAACGCGTCCTCGCTGCACGCCGCCGGCCGCCGGGCCCGCCGTACCGTCGAGGAGGCCCGCGAGGCCCTCGCCGAGGCACTCGGCGCACGCCCCAGCGAAGTCGTCCTGACCTCCGGCGGGACGGAGGCGGACAACCTCGCCGTCAAGGGCCTGTACTGGGCCCGCCGGGACGCAGACCCGCGCCGCGTCCGGGTCCTGGCCAGCCCCGTCGAGCACCACGCCGTCCTCGACGCCGTGCACTGGCTCGGCGAGCACGAGGGCGCCGCCGTCGAGTACCTGGCCGTCGACCGGCACGGACGCGTGCACCCCGAGGCGCTGCGCGAGGCGATCGAGCGCGACCCGTCGGACGTCGCCCTGGCCACCGTGATGTGGGCCAACAACGAGATCGGCACCCTCATGCCGGTCCGTGAACTGGCCGAGGTGGCGCAGGAGTTCGGCGTCCCCCTGCACTCCGACGCCGTCCAGGCCTTCGGGCAGGTCCCGGTCGGCTTCACCGGCTCGGGCCTCGCCGCGATGACGGTTTCCAGCCACAAGATCGGCGGCCCCTACGGCATCGGGGCGCTGCTCCTCGGCCGCGAGCACAGCCCCGTGCCGGTGCTGCACGGCGGCGGACAGGAGCGCCACGTCCGCTCCGGCACGCTCGACGTCCCGGCCGTCGCCGCCTTCGCCGTCGCCGGGCGGCTGGCCGCCGAGCGCCGCGAGGAGTACGCCCGCGACATCGGCGCCCTCCGCGACGAGCTGGTCGACGCCGTCCGCACGGCCGTCCCGGACGCCGTCCTCGGCGGCGACCCGGCGCCCGAGGGCCGCCTGCCCGCCAACGCCCACTTCACCTTCCCCGGCTGCGAGGGCGACTCGCTGCTGCTGCTCCTGGACGCCCAGGGCATCGAATGCTCCACCGGCTCGGCCTGCACGGCCGGCGTGGCCCAGCCCAGCCACGTCCTGCTGGCCACCGGCACGGACCCCGACCTGGCGCGCGGCACGCTGCGCTTCACGCTCGGCCACACCTCGACCCGCGCCGACGTCGAAGCGGTCGCCAAGGCCATCGGCCCTGCGGTCGAACGGGCCCGGACGGCGGGCCTCAGCTAG
- a CDS encoding SDR family oxidoreductase, producing MATHMITGAGSGIGAAVARRLHERGDDLVLLARDAGRAKELAAAHPGARTLVGDLANADRLSWAFSHQTLPDRLDSLLHIAGVVDLGRVGDLTTKAWRSQLEVNLIAPAELTRLLLPQLRVSQGHVVFVNSGAGLNAHAEWSAYAASKHGLKALADSLRQEEHGSGVRVTSVYPGRTASPMQAKVHQQEGKEYDASRWIDPESVATAILTAIDLPRDAEINDLSVRPGR from the coding sequence ATGGCTACACACATGATCACCGGGGCGGGTTCCGGCATCGGCGCGGCCGTCGCCCGCCGCCTGCACGAACGCGGCGACGACCTCGTACTGCTGGCCCGTGACGCGGGGCGCGCCAAGGAACTGGCCGCGGCCCACCCGGGCGCCCGTACGCTCGTCGGCGACCTGGCCAACGCCGACCGGCTGTCCTGGGCCTTCTCCCACCAGACGCTGCCCGACCGGCTGGACTCGCTGCTGCACATCGCGGGCGTCGTCGACCTCGGCCGGGTCGGCGATCTCACCACCAAGGCCTGGCGGAGCCAGCTGGAGGTGAACCTCATCGCGCCGGCCGAGCTGACCCGGCTGCTCCTGCCGCAACTGCGGGTCTCCCAGGGTCACGTCGTGTTCGTCAACTCCGGCGCCGGGTTGAACGCCCACGCCGAGTGGTCCGCCTACGCCGCCTCCAAGCACGGCCTCAAGGCGCTGGCCGACTCGCTGCGCCAGGAGGAGCACGGTTCCGGCGTGCGCGTCACGTCCGTCTACCCGGGCCGTACGGCCAGCCCGATGCAGGCCAAGGTGCACCAGCAGGAGGGCAAGGAGTACGACGCCTCCCGCTGGATCGACCCCGAGTCGGTCGCCACCGCGATCCTGACCGCGATCGACCTGCCGCGCGACGCGGAGATCAACGACCTGAGCGTGCGGCCGGGGCGATGA